One segment of Methylotenera versatilis 79 DNA contains the following:
- the thiC gene encoding phosphomethylpyrimidine synthase ThiC, producing MNATDKNLHKNLAKFSGETAEIDPDTKKSFANSRKVYIQGSRPDIQVPFREISLSDTPSMFGAEKNPPVMVYDTSGVYTDPNVSIDIRNGLPALRAGWIEERNDTEQLDGPSSAFGQERKTDPALAEMRFNLTRLPRRAKAGANVSQMHYARKGIITPEMEYIAIRENQRRENMSDLLQKQHKGHDFGASIPAVITPEFVRSEVALGRAIIPVNINHPEIEPMIIGRNFLVKINANIGNSALGSSISEEVEKMVWGTRWGGDTVMDLSTGKNIHETREWIIRNSPVPIGTVPIYQALEKVNGKAEDLTWEIFRDTLIEQAEQGVDYFTIHAGVRLAYIPMTAKRMTGIVSRGGSIMAKWCLAHHKESFLYDHFEDICEIMKQYDVAFSLGDGLRPGSIYDANDEAQFAELKTLGELTQIAWKHDVQCMIEGPGHVPMHLIKENMELQLEHCGEAPFYTLGPLTTDIAPGYDHITSGIGAAMIGWYGCAMLCYVTPKEHLGLPDKEDVRVGIITYKIAAHAADLAKGHPGAQIRDNALSKARFEFRWDDQFNLGLDPEKAKEFHDETLPQEGAKQAHFCSMCGPHFCSMKISQDVRDYAAEQGIGEQEALQKGMQDKAIEFVKKGSEVYQKV from the coding sequence ATGAACGCCACCGATAAAAATCTGCACAAAAATTTAGCCAAATTTTCAGGCGAAACTGCCGAAATTGATCCAGACACTAAAAAATCTTTCGCAAACTCGCGCAAAGTTTATATTCAAGGTTCACGACCAGACATTCAAGTCCCATTTCGTGAAATCTCACTTTCAGATACACCGTCTATGTTCGGCGCAGAAAAAAACCCGCCTGTGATGGTTTACGATACTTCTGGCGTTTATACAGACCCAAATGTAAGCATAGATATTCGTAACGGTTTGCCTGCTTTACGCGCTGGCTGGATTGAAGAGCGTAACGACACGGAACAATTAGACGGCCCAAGTTCAGCATTCGGCCAAGAACGTAAAACGGATCCAGCGTTAGCTGAAATGCGCTTTAACTTAACACGCTTACCGCGCCGCGCAAAAGCTGGCGCAAACGTTAGCCAAATGCATTACGCACGTAAAGGCATTATCACGCCCGAGATGGAATATATCGCGATTCGTGAAAATCAACGCCGCGAGAACATGAGCGACTTATTACAGAAACAGCATAAAGGTCATGATTTCGGCGCGAGCATTCCAGCAGTTATTACGCCAGAATTTGTACGTTCTGAGGTTGCATTAGGTCGCGCGATTATCCCAGTAAACATTAACCACCCAGAAATCGAGCCGATGATTATTGGCCGTAATTTCTTGGTTAAAATTAACGCAAACATCGGTAACTCTGCGCTTGGTTCTTCAATTTCAGAAGAAGTTGAAAAAATGGTGTGGGGCACACGTTGGGGCGGTGATACTGTGATGGATCTTTCCACCGGTAAAAACATTCATGAAACGCGTGAATGGATTATCCGCAATTCACCAGTGCCAATCGGAACTGTACCAATTTACCAAGCACTGGAAAAAGTAAACGGCAAGGCCGAAGATTTAACATGGGAAATCTTCCGCGATACATTGATTGAACAAGCAGAGCAGGGTGTGGATTACTTCACAATCCACGCTGGCGTACGTTTAGCCTACATCCCAATGACCGCAAAACGCATGACAGGTATCGTGTCACGCGGTGGTTCTATCATGGCGAAATGGTGTTTAGCGCATCATAAAGAATCTTTCCTGTATGACCATTTTGAAGACATCTGCGAAATTATGAAGCAATATGATGTTGCCTTTAGTTTAGGTGATGGTTTACGCCCAGGTTCCATCTACGATGCTAACGATGAAGCGCAATTTGCTGAACTGAAAACATTAGGTGAGTTAACCCAAATCGCTTGGAAGCACGATGTGCAATGTATGATTGAAGGCCCAGGCCATGTGCCGATGCATTTGATCAAAGAAAATATGGAACTGCAATTAGAGCATTGCGGTGAAGCTCCTTTCTACACTTTAGGCCCATTAACCACGGATATCGCACCAGGTTATGACCACATTACTTCGGGCATCGGCGCGGCAATGATTGGTTGGTACGGCTGTGCGATGCTTTGCTATGTAACACCAAAAGAGCATTTAGGCTTGCCAGACAAAGAAGATGTGCGCGTTGGTATCATCACTTACAAAATCGCGGCACATGCGGCTGATTTGGCAAAAGGCCATCCCGGTGCGCAGATTCGTGATAATGCACTTTCAAAAGCACGTTTTGAATTCCGTTGGGATGACCAATTTAACTTGGGTCTTGATCCTGAAAAAGCCAAAGAATTCCACGACGAAACATTGCCGCAAGAAGGCGCAAAACAAGCGCATTTCTGCTCAATGTGCGGCCCGCATTTCTGCTCAATGAAAATCTCACAAGATGTACGTGATTACGCGGCAGAACAAGGCATTGGCGAGCAAGAAGCTTTGCAAAAAGGCATGCAGGACAAAGCCATTGAGTTTGTGAAAAAAGGTAGCGAGGTTTATCAGAAGGTATAA
- a CDS encoding TetR/AcrR family transcriptional regulator has translation MPPKPKTQLERQQLRTLIMDAARELFVSRGPEAVTMREIAKRIGYSATSIYLHFADKEALIRAICDTDFLALANALKSNLSISDPVERLLAFGWAYAQFGLNYPNHYRMMFMTEHPLSDPKLSTLQQNNAEQDAYFQLKTVVNEVFLANKFKSDLTDSELIAQTIWAGMHGVCALHISMANDVWVNWREIEARLLMMQLTLMRGMLKEPS, from the coding sequence ATGCCACCAAAACCTAAAACACAGCTCGAACGTCAGCAATTACGCACCTTAATTATGGATGCAGCGCGTGAGCTATTTGTATCGCGCGGTCCAGAAGCGGTGACGATGCGTGAGATAGCCAAGCGTATTGGTTATTCTGCCACCAGCATTTACCTGCATTTTGCCGATAAAGAAGCATTAATCCGTGCCATTTGCGATACGGATTTTTTAGCGTTGGCCAACGCATTAAAAAGCAATTTAAGCATTAGTGACCCAGTTGAGCGCTTGCTGGCTTTCGGTTGGGCTTATGCGCAATTCGGCTTAAATTATCCCAATCACTATCGCATGATGTTTATGACAGAACATCCACTCAGCGACCCAAAATTATCCACGCTGCAACAAAATAATGCTGAACAAGATGCCTATTTTCAATTAAAAACCGTGGTTAATGAAGTTTTTCTGGCGAATAAATTTAAGTCAGATTTAACAGATTCAGAGCTAATTGCACAAACTATTTGGGCGGGTATGCACGGTGTTTGCGCTTTGCATATTAGTATGGCGAATGACGTGTGGGTGAATTGGCGTGAAATTGAGGCGCGTTTGCTGATGATGCAATTAACCTTGATGCGCGGCATGCTGAAAGAGCCATCATGA
- a CDS encoding efflux RND transporter periplasmic adaptor subunit, whose amino-acid sequence MQQKMVSLIVLSLLMVGCKKPAEVPAPPRPALVVVAGEMTLNEGMVLIGEVKSRYESNLGFRIGGKIIERKVDIGQQVKKGQIIARLDAADTNLTAAAALADVRAAEANHALAQAEVERQRSLFNKKFISASALDLREAELKTSTARLQQVKAQAAVSSNQSRYTALVADRDGVVTQIRAEPGQVVNEGEAIAQIVDTQKIEVLVAVPESHMADLKLDDAVTVRLWANQDKNTADKDSPVTNTQKTYTGKVREIAPAANSATRAFDVRVSINDADEAIKFGMTAGVRFGKHDVSENIVVPSTALTELNGKTSVWVIDNVKNHVGVAHARKVISGQFTEDGVKITQGLRAGELVVIAGAHTLTDGQQVKPIQETQFKGFSHE is encoded by the coding sequence ATGCAGCAAAAAATGGTCAGTTTAATTGTGTTAAGTCTATTGATGGTAGGTTGTAAAAAACCTGCAGAAGTGCCTGCGCCGCCGCGTCCAGCGCTGGTTGTGGTTGCAGGTGAAATGACTTTAAACGAGGGCATGGTGTTGATAGGCGAAGTGAAATCTCGCTATGAATCAAATCTTGGCTTTAGAATTGGCGGCAAAATTATTGAGCGCAAAGTGGATATTGGGCAGCAAGTAAAAAAAGGCCAAATAATTGCGCGGTTAGATGCCGCTGATACCAACTTAACCGCGGCTGCAGCTTTGGCAGATGTGCGTGCTGCAGAAGCCAACCATGCTTTAGCGCAAGCAGAAGTGGAACGCCAGCGTAGTCTGTTTAATAAAAAATTCATTTCAGCTTCTGCTCTCGATTTACGCGAAGCAGAATTGAAAACATCAACAGCGCGCTTGCAACAGGTGAAAGCACAAGCGGCTGTTTCGAGTAATCAATCACGCTATACCGCTTTAGTTGCAGATAGAGATGGCGTTGTGACGCAGATTCGCGCTGAACCGGGCCAAGTGGTGAATGAAGGTGAGGCGATTGCGCAAATTGTCGATACTCAAAAGATTGAGGTGTTAGTCGCAGTGCCAGAGTCGCATATGGCAGATTTAAAGTTGGATGACGCGGTGACGGTTAGGCTTTGGGCAAACCAAGATAAAAATACTGCCGATAAAGATAGTCCAGTTACAAATACACAAAAAACCTACACAGGAAAAGTGCGCGAAATCGCACCTGCAGCTAACTCTGCAACGCGTGCTTTCGATGTGCGTGTGAGCATAAACGATGCAGATGAGGCGATTAAATTTGGTATGACTGCAGGCGTGCGATTTGGCAAGCATGATGTATCCGAAAATATCGTGGTTCCGTCTACCGCATTAACAGAGCTGAACGGTAAAACGAGTGTATGGGTGATAGATAACGTAAAAAACCATGTTGGTGTAGCGCATGCGCGTAAAGTTATCTCAGGACAATTCACTGAGGATGGCGTAAAAATTACGCAAGGTTTGCGCGCGGGAGAGTTGGTGGTAATTGCAGGTGCGCATACGTTAACTGATGGTCAACAAGTGAAACCAATACAAGAAACCCAATTCAAGGGTTTTAGCCATGAGTGA
- a CDS encoding efflux RND transporter permease subunit: protein MSDAKDTQDQQTTGFNLSRWALNHQTLVLYLMLMLTFSGLFAYTKLGQSEDPPFTFKVMLIRTSWPGASAVEVEQQITDKLEKKLQEVPHLDYTNSYSRPGESMIFIVIKDDTFSKDIPGIWYQVRKKVGDIRHTLPQNIESLTFNDEFSDVYGSMYALTGDGFDNFGLKKQAEIIRAELLKTKDVAKVDFFGEQKQRIYIEFSNAKLSTLGISTTTLINILQTQNAVVKSGTFDSSKERIRIEVSGRYSTLEDLRELRLRANNQDFKLGDVARIYRGYENPPKDAVRYNGQETLLLGVSMREGGDVIALGHALDEKITHIQQNLPVGLSFETVSSQPKIVAHSVNDFVMSLVEALVIVLGVSLISLGLRTGIVVAITIPVVLSATFLVMNLFDIGLHKISLGALILALGLLVDDAIIAVEMMSSKMEQGMERAKAAAFAYTSTAMPMLTGTLVTVAGFLPIATAASSTGEYTRSIFQVSAIALIISWIAAVIFVPYLGYHLLPDYAQKPKPSKLTTWFKAKFNWADKPDDNHHHDIYNTAFYSAFRRLVTACVRYRKTVIVITLLLFALSIVGFGKVQQQFFPDSTRLELMVDLRMTEGASYQATNVEVKKLETWLRAWNAKNKGIDNFVAYIGTGSPRYYLPLDIQLAHRGFAQFVILSKDLQNREALRKDLLNLFEQDFPALRASVLRLENGPPVGFPVQFRVAGTNIEEIRTISHQIADLMRANNQLTNVQLNWEEPSKVIKVHVDQAKARLLGVSSADIANVLNAAISELYITEFREGNERIDLVARGVEVERTQLSRLANLMINTQNAGANNQTPSSQSTSSQTAVPLSQIATISSEFEEGVIWRRNRVPSIIVRAHLRGNLQAPVVSAQIEEKLTAIKANLPLGVTVETGGAVEESAKGGASVAKGAPLFLVAVLTLLILQLQSFSRVFLVLLTAPLGLIGVTIALLIFDKPFGFVAMLGTIALSGMIMRNSVILVDQIEQDKSHGIHAWNAIIESTIRRFRPIVLTAAAAILAMIPLTRSVFFGPMAVAIMGGLAVATLLTVLFLPALYAAWFRVKAPE from the coding sequence ATGAGTGACGCTAAAGATACGCAAGACCAGCAAACAACTGGCTTTAATTTGTCCAGATGGGCACTTAACCACCAAACATTGGTGTTATATCTGATGTTGATGTTAACGTTTTCGGGCTTGTTTGCTTATACCAAATTAGGTCAATCAGAAGATCCGCCATTTACTTTTAAAGTGATGCTGATTCGCACCAGTTGGCCAGGCGCAAGTGCGGTTGAAGTCGAGCAGCAAATCACCGATAAGTTAGAAAAAAAATTGCAGGAAGTACCGCATCTGGATTACACCAACAGCTATTCGCGCCCTGGTGAGTCGATGATATTTATCGTGATTAAAGACGATACTTTTTCTAAAGATATCCCAGGAATCTGGTATCAAGTGCGCAAAAAAGTCGGCGATATTCGCCACACTTTGCCGCAGAACATTGAAAGTCTTACTTTTAATGACGAATTTAGTGATGTTTACGGCAGCATGTATGCCTTAACAGGCGATGGTTTTGATAATTTTGGCTTAAAAAAACAAGCAGAAATCATCCGTGCAGAACTGCTTAAGACCAAAGATGTAGCCAAAGTAGATTTTTTCGGTGAGCAAAAACAGCGTATTTATATCGAATTTTCAAACGCCAAACTTTCTACGTTGGGGATTAGCACAACGACGCTCATTAATATTCTGCAAACACAAAATGCAGTGGTTAAAAGCGGCACGTTTGACTCATCGAAGGAGCGCATTCGCATTGAAGTTTCCGGACGATATAGCACTTTAGAAGATTTGCGCGAGTTAAGATTGCGCGCTAATAATCAAGATTTTAAATTGGGCGATGTTGCGCGTATTTATCGCGGCTATGAAAATCCGCCAAAAGATGCGGTGCGTTACAACGGCCAAGAAACCTTATTATTGGGCGTGAGTATGCGTGAGGGCGGCGATGTGATTGCGCTTGGCCATGCGCTGGATGAAAAAATCACGCATATTCAACAAAATCTGCCTGTAGGATTAAGCTTTGAAACGGTTAGCTCGCAACCAAAAATAGTGGCGCATTCTGTTAATGATTTTGTGATGTCATTGGTTGAAGCGCTGGTGATTGTGTTGGGCGTTAGTTTGATATCGCTGGGATTACGCACGGGAATTGTCGTAGCGATTACTATTCCTGTGGTGCTGTCAGCCACTTTTTTAGTGATGAATTTGTTTGATATTGGCTTACATAAAATCTCTTTAGGCGCATTGATTTTAGCGCTTGGATTATTGGTAGATGATGCAATTATCGCGGTAGAAATGATGTCATCCAAAATGGAACAAGGCATGGAAAGGGCGAAAGCTGCTGCATTCGCCTACACATCAACCGCTATGCCGATGCTCACTGGCACTTTAGTAACCGTAGCTGGTTTTCTGCCGATTGCGACAGCGGCATCCAGCACAGGCGAATATACACGCTCCATCTTTCAGGTTTCTGCCATTGCGCTGATTATTTCTTGGATAGCTGCGGTGATTTTTGTGCCGTATCTGGGTTACCATTTATTGCCAGATTATGCGCAAAAACCTAAGCCATCTAAGTTAACAACATGGTTTAAAGCAAAATTTAATTGGGCTGATAAACCCGATGATAATCACCATCACGATATTTATAATACGGCGTTTTACAGCGCATTCCGGCGTTTAGTGACCGCATGTGTGCGTTATCGCAAAACAGTTATTGTGATAACGCTATTGTTGTTTGCGCTTTCAATTGTGGGTTTTGGCAAAGTGCAACAGCAGTTTTTCCCTGATTCCACGCGATTAGAATTAATGGTCGATTTGCGCATGACCGAAGGTGCGTCTTATCAAGCAACCAATGTGGAAGTGAAAAAGCTGGAAACTTGGCTACGCGCTTGGAACGCTAAAAATAAAGGGATCGATAATTTTGTGGCTTATATCGGCACAGGCAGCCCGCGTTATTATTTGCCATTAGATATTCAATTAGCGCATCGCGGTTTTGCTCAATTTGTGATTTTGAGTAAAGATTTACAAAACCGCGAAGCGTTGCGCAAAGATTTGCTCAATCTATTTGAACAGGATTTCCCTGCATTAAGAGCTTCCGTCTTGCGATTGGAAAATGGTCCGCCAGTCGGTTTTCCTGTGCAGTTTCGGGTTGCAGGCACCAATATCGAAGAAATTCGCACCATATCGCACCAAATTGCCGATTTAATGCGTGCAAATAATCAGTTAACTAATGTGCAGCTTAATTGGGAAGAGCCAAGTAAAGTGATTAAAGTACATGTTGACCAAGCAAAAGCGCGCTTGTTGGGCGTTAGCTCGGCGGATATTGCTAATGTGCTCAATGCGGCGATTAGCGAACTCTATATCACTGAATTTAGAGAAGGCAATGAGCGCATCGATTTAGTCGCACGCGGTGTAGAGGTTGAGCGTACACAGTTATCGCGCCTAGCAAATTTGATGATTAATACACAGAATGCCGGTGCAAATAATCAAACGCCAAGTAGTCAATCAACAAGTAGTCAAACTGCGGTTCCGCTTTCGCAAATTGCGACGATTTCATCCGAATTCGAAGAAGGCGTGATTTGGCGGCGTAATCGCGTGCCTTCCATTATCGTGCGTGCGCATTTGCGCGGCAACTTGCAGGCGCCGGTCGTTTCTGCGCAAATCGAAGAAAAACTAACGGCAATAAAAGCCAATTTGCCGCTCGGTGTAACCGTTGAAACAGGTGGTGCGGTAGAAGAGTCTGCTAAAGGCGGCGCATCGGTGGCCAAAGGTGCGCCATTGTTTTTGGTGGCGGTATTAACCTTGCTGATATTGCAATTACAAAGTTTTTCACGCGTATTTTTAGTGTTGCTCACCGCGCCTTTGGGCTTGATTGGCGTCACAATAGCGTTGTTAATATTTGATAAACCATTTGGTTTTGTGGCTATGCTGGGCACAATCGCTTTATCGGGCATGATTATGCGCAACTCGGTGATCCTGGTGGATCAGATTGAGCAAGATAAATCGCACGGAATACACGCTTGGAATGCAATCATCGAATCCACTATACGACGCTTCCGACCAATTGTATTAACGGCGGCCGCGGCGATATTAGCCATGATACCGTTAACCAGAAGTGTATTCTTTGGCCCAATGGCAGTAGCGATTATGGGCGGTTTAGCGGTAGCTACTTTATTGACTGTGCTTTTCTTGCCTGCATTATATGCAGCATGGTTTCGCGTTAAAGCGCCAGAATAG
- a CDS encoding protein-L-isoaspartate O-methyltransferase family protein, with product MTPETTLTNRNFNLPNDLNAQRETAGFNMQRETARFNMIEQQIRTWEVLDPVVLALLNEIPRENFISAEYQGLAFADIEIPIGLNQLMLSPKLEGRILQALNVQKTHNVLHIGTGSGYMTALLASLAKQVISVEVHAELSAKAAKNLTQNNIQNVQLIVGDAALGLIESAPFDLIVYTASSPIEPAGVRNQLAIGGAMFIVLGTAPAMQATLIQRLSETSFRQDVLFETCISELVNAPQANAFEF from the coding sequence ATGACGCCAGAAACAACGTTAACTAATAGAAATTTTAACCTACCTAATGACTTGAATGCGCAGCGCGAAACTGCGGGATTTAATATGCAGCGTGAAACAGCGCGCTTTAATATGATAGAACAGCAAATTCGTACCTGGGAAGTGCTAGATCCAGTCGTGCTGGCGCTGTTAAACGAAATCCCGCGCGAAAACTTTATTTCTGCGGAGTATCAAGGTTTAGCATTTGCAGATATTGAGATTCCAATTGGACTGAATCAATTGATGCTCAGCCCAAAATTAGAAGGCCGTATTTTACAGGCGCTGAATGTGCAAAAAACGCACAATGTTTTGCATATTGGTACTGGCAGCGGCTATATGACTGCGTTATTAGCTAGTTTAGCCAAACAGGTTATTTCAGTAGAGGTTCATGCAGAATTAAGTGCAAAAGCTGCTAAAAACTTAACCCAAAATAATATCCAAAATGTGCAGTTAATCGTGGGCGATGCTGCACTTGGCTTGATTGAAAGCGCACCGTTTGATCTGATTGTCTATACCGCCTCATCACCGATTGAGCCAGCTGGTGTACGTAATCAATTGGCAATTGGTGGTGCGATGTTTATTGTGCTGGGAACTGCGCCAGCGATGCAGGCTACCTTGATTCAACGATTATCAGAAACCAGTTTTAGGCAAGATGTATTGTTTGAAACTTGTATTTCTGAACTGGTGAATGCGCCACAAGCCAACGCTTTTGAATTTTAA
- a CDS encoding TolC family outer membrane protein encodes MRHKPTLLNFNMRAKNLMLALSLSALLSLPMTLQAQDNVPQDKALSLVDVYHQALANDPVLASALNANKAAQEIIEQGKALYRPTVNFNAGITSTRSNLAFNNVTSNFPRLPGTTYFEGYNYGLEASQPIYRKQNLVQMDQSATQVSIADKQYHLSQQNLILRTTQAYFNVLIAQDKIELIKAQKTAILSQLDQAKTTFEVGSATITDVNEAQARFDLIVAQEIAAVNEFQIAQHEIEAITGILPSTLATVKSDIQVHQLDQSMQNWQQVALQNNLNIAIQQDTLKFAEQEVERNNAAHYPTLDAVAAYTDNYNNGGINGFGTDLTNAVIGLQLQIPLYQGGAISSRTRQAVLNKQKALDDIDIARRQTDLETQRAFLNLNSSIAQTKALEQALISSQSQLDSTQLGYEVGVRISVDVLNAQQQLFSAKRDLLQARYNYLVNIIRLKSATGLLAEADLQDINQQLLLGN; translated from the coding sequence ATGCGCCACAAGCCAACGCTTTTGAATTTTAATATGCGCGCCAAAAACCTTATGTTGGCCTTGTCATTGTCGGCTTTATTGTCGTTGCCAATGACTTTGCAAGCGCAAGATAACGTGCCACAGGATAAAGCGTTGAGTTTAGTCGATGTTTATCATCAAGCATTAGCCAATGATCCCGTATTAGCCTCTGCATTAAACGCCAATAAAGCCGCGCAAGAAATTATTGAGCAAGGCAAAGCTTTGTATCGTCCAACGGTTAATTTTAATGCTGGCATAACCAGCACACGCAGTAATCTCGCCTTCAATAATGTTACTTCAAACTTCCCGCGTCTTCCGGGAACGACCTATTTTGAAGGTTATAACTACGGCTTGGAAGCGAGTCAGCCCATTTACCGTAAGCAAAATCTGGTGCAAATGGACCAAAGTGCAACGCAAGTGAGTATTGCCGATAAACAATATCATTTAAGCCAACAAAATCTTATTTTGCGCACCACACAAGCCTATTTTAATGTGCTGATCGCACAAGATAAAATCGAGCTGATTAAAGCACAAAAAACAGCGATTTTGAGTCAGTTAGACCAAGCAAAAACGACTTTTGAAGTGGGCAGTGCAACGATTACAGACGTAAATGAAGCCCAGGCGCGTTTTGATTTAATCGTTGCGCAAGAAATCGCCGCAGTCAATGAATTTCAAATCGCTCAGCATGAGATTGAGGCGATTACCGGCATTTTACCGTCAACACTTGCCACGGTGAAAAGTGATATTCAAGTGCATCAATTGGATCAATCGATGCAAAATTGGCAACAAGTGGCTTTGCAAAATAATCTGAATATCGCCATTCAGCAAGATACGCTTAAGTTTGCCGAGCAGGAAGTTGAGCGTAATAATGCTGCGCATTATCCGACTTTAGATGCGGTAGCGGCATATACCGATAATTACAATAATGGCGGAATCAATGGGTTTGGTACTGATTTGACTAATGCGGTGATTGGGCTGCAACTGCAAATCCCTTTGTATCAAGGCGGCGCAATCAGCTCGCGCACGCGGCAAGCGGTGCTGAATAAACAAAAAGCTTTAGATGATATTGACATTGCGCGCCGCCAAACCGACTTAGAAACGCAAAGGGCATTTTTAAACCTGAATAGCAGCATCGCGCAAACAAAGGCATTAGAACAAGCGTTGATTAGTAGTCAAAGCCAGTTAGATTCAACTCAGTTGGGCTACGAAGTAGGCGTACGAATTAGTGTGGATGTGTTAAACGCACAACAGCAATTGTTCTCTGCCAAGCGCGATTTGTTACAAGCGCGCTACAATTATCTAGTGAATATTATTCGTTTAAAATCTGCCACAGGTTTACTGGCAGAAGCCGATCTACAAGATATTAATCAGCAATTATTGTTAGGTAATTAA
- a CDS encoding isochorismatase family protein, with translation MGQLAQQILSQLVIVDMQTKLVNAMPLEAMQSTIKNCSILTQAAQLLNVPIIVTEQYPQGLGATLPEIQQHFTQVKTNFKPIVKTAFSAIGEPKFNQQLHRDQSQIILAGMEAHICVLQTALSLKQMSKQVFVLEDAIVSRNPANKANAIARLREAGCVITNTESVLFEWLGNANHPAFKEVSKLIR, from the coding sequence ATGGGCCAGCTCGCACAACAGATATTAAGCCAATTAGTGATTGTGGATATGCAAACCAAATTGGTGAATGCGATGCCTTTGGAAGCGATGCAATCAACGATTAAAAATTGCAGTATTTTGACGCAAGCGGCGCAATTACTTAATGTGCCAATCATTGTCACTGAGCAATATCCACAAGGTTTAGGCGCAACGCTGCCAGAAATTCAGCAGCATTTTACGCAGGTTAAGACTAACTTTAAACCCATCGTAAAAACCGCTTTTTCGGCAATCGGTGAACCAAAATTTAATCAACAATTACATCGCGATCAATCGCAAATAATACTGGCTGGTATGGAAGCCCATATTTGTGTTTTGCAAACGGCGTTATCGCTGAAACAAATGAGCAAGCAAGTGTTTGTGCTAGAAGATGCAATTGTTTCGCGTAACCCTGCAAATAAGGCTAATGCCATTGCGCGCCTGCGTGAGGCTGGCTGTGTTATTACCAATACTGAATCGGTCTTGTTTGAGTGGTTGGGCAACGCGAATCACCCAGCGTTCAAAGAAGTCTCTAAATTGATTCGCTAA
- the waaA gene encoding lipid IV(A) 3-deoxy-D-manno-octulosonic acid transferase, protein MSQFIYNLLLYLVLPFVPLKLWWRGIKQPAYRQHWAERFGFYRFKSVKSVIWLHCVSVGETRAAEPLIKALLLAYPNHQILLSHTTPTGRDASEQLFADSVLRVYLPYDLRFAVKRFLKHFQPKIGLLMETELWFNLIATCKKRDIPLLLLNARLSEKSAKGYAKLGNLVTNGLQSLKAVAAQTTDDAARLQMLGASNVTVFGNLKFDVKPPVDAVEKGLKLRHLFNANKERIVFLAASTREGEETLILEAIKGLNLLTIIVPRHPQRFDEVEALIKQAGLNYQRRSQLFTPIDASVQIILGDSMGELFSYYAACDFTFVGGSLLEFGGQNLIEAATIGKPILIGQHTYNFAEASKNAIAAGAAIQVSDVIELRNNIQNLLNNPQQCQKMQQASLDFSQASTGTTVRVMQLIATYLKT, encoded by the coding sequence ATGTCTCAATTTATTTACAATCTCTTGCTGTATTTAGTGTTGCCATTCGTACCGCTTAAATTATGGTGGCGCGGTATTAAGCAGCCCGCTTATCGTCAGCATTGGGCAGAGCGTTTTGGTTTTTATCGATTTAAAAGTGTTAAGTCTGTTATTTGGCTGCACTGCGTTTCTGTTGGCGAAACGCGAGCTGCAGAGCCATTAATTAAAGCCTTATTATTGGCGTATCCGAATCACCAGATTTTGCTTTCCCACACCACGCCAACTGGGCGCGACGCCAGTGAGCAATTATTTGCGGATAGTGTGCTACGCGTTTATTTGCCCTACGATTTACGGTTTGCGGTGAAGCGTTTTTTAAAGCATTTTCAACCTAAAATTGGTTTATTAATGGAAACCGAGCTTTGGTTTAACTTGATCGCCACGTGTAAAAAGCGTGATATTCCATTGCTGTTATTAAATGCGCGTCTTTCAGAGAAATCCGCTAAAGGTTATGCAAAACTGGGCAATTTAGTGACGAATGGTTTGCAAAGCTTAAAGGCAGTCGCGGCGCAAACCACTGACGACGCCGCACGCTTACAGATGTTAGGCGCGTCAAATGTGACGGTTTTTGGCAATTTAAAATTTGATGTAAAACCGCCAGTTGATGCTGTAGAAAAAGGTTTAAAACTACGACATTTATTCAACGCTAATAAAGAACGCATTGTTTTTTTAGCCGCCAGCACGCGCGAAGGTGAGGAAACATTAATATTAGAAGCCATCAAAGGTTTAAACCTGCTCACAATCATCGTACCGCGCCATCCGCAACGTTTTGATGAGGTGGAAGCATTAATCAAACAAGCTGGCCTAAATTATCAGCGGCGCAGCCAATTATTTACGCCAATTGATGCAAGTGTACAAATCATTTTGGGCGATAGTATGGGTGAATTATTCAGCTATTACGCCGCTTGCGATTTCACTTTTGTGGGCGGCAGTTTACTTGAATTTGGTGGTCAGAATTTGATTGAAGCCGCTACGATAGGCAAACCGATTTTGATTGGTCAACATACTTATAATTTTGCTGAAGCCAGCAAAAATGCAATCGCAGCAGGCGCGGCGATACAAGTGAGTGATGTGATTGAATTGCGCAACAATATTCAAAATCTGTTGAATAATCCACAACAATGTCAAAAAATGCAACAAGCCAGCCTAGATTTCAGCCAAGCGTCAACTGGCACAACGGTTAGAGTAATGCAGCTGATTGCAACGTATTTAAAAACTTAA